ACTACCCCAGGCACGATCTGCTAATGAGCTACCCATAGCCACCATAAAGGTTACATAAGTAGTAGATAAGGGTAATTTTAATGATGTTGCAACAGAGATAAGAACACTGGCGATCATCAGGTTTACTGCGGCCCGTACAAGATCAAAAGCAGGCATGTCTATCGCTGCAACACGTATAGATGACTTAGGCTTAGAAAACCGAACTTCTATGTAATCTTTTATATTTTGAGGTAGAATTGCATTGAATCCTACATTTAATTTCATTGCTCCACGTACTAAAGCACGAGAAACCATATTTGATTTAAAACGCTCCTGGCCTTCATCCTGACGCGATAAATCTACAGAAGTTTTTACCACTCTTCGTGCTTTCTTAGAAAACCAGAGTGTAAGTATCATGACCAGACCGGCAAATAATAAGAGTAACGGTTGAGTAGGTACTTTTTCTGCAAGTGACTCCATTGTAAAAGAGCTTGCAGGTTCGCCACTCGCCATCCATATTTCGTATGAATTGTAGGCAGCCATAGGTACGCCTATAAAGTTTACCAGGTCATTACCGGCAAATGCCATTGCCAGAGCAAAAGTACCTACTATAATTACCAGTACGTAAACATTAAGTTTAACGAGTTTAATGAGAATGTAACTTAGTATGAAGTAAACGACAAAACTTAATCCTATAAACGGCCATACATTAGCATTTGCCCAATCTAGAAAAGCTCCCTGAACAAAATCTGCACTTTTTAGACCTTTAATAATGATAAAGTAACTTATAGAGGCTATTGCTATTCCACTAAATGCGGCAGCATTCCATATAGGACGTTTTTTGAAATCAAATGTAAGTAAGAGTCGTGTAAAAAACTGGACGAGGGCACCTACTGTAAATGCGATGACGACCGAGAGGAGAATTCCGGTTATAATTTCTATAGCCTTGTCTGAATTTATGTATTCTCCCAGATGTAAGAGCGTGTCTGAGCTTCCGGCCAGTTTTATAAAAGTCATACAGAATGCAGCTCCCAGTAATTCAAATACAATAGAAACCGTTGTAGAGGTAGGTAATCCTAAAGTATTAAAAAAGTCAAGAAGAAGAATATCGGTAAGCATCACGGCCATAAAAATGATCATGATTTCGTCAAAGTAAAACTTTTCGGGTACAAAAATTCCTTTACGGGCAACTTCCATCATTCCGCTTGAAGATAGCGCACCAAAAGCGATACCCACACTGGCAACAATGATTATAGTTTTAAAGGAGACTGCTTTAGATCCTATAGCAGAATTTAAAAAGTTGACAGCGTCATTACTCACTCCCACAACAAGATCTGCAATAGCTAAAATAGCTAGAGCAATAAGCATAATCAGGTAAATATTATCCATATTAAGATGAATCAGTTCAGCCTGCAAATTTGATACTTATTTTTAGGCTGTATGTTACGATAAAGTTATAAGTAGTGCATGTTGAGGTCTATAATTTAGTTAAAAAACACAATTAAACTCCCGTGTTACCTAAGTTTATGATAAAAAAACCAGTTTAAAATATTGATATACAGTTAATTAAACTTTAAATGTTAATTTAATGTTACCTAAACATTGCTATATGTTTAAATTATTCATAGATTTGTAAAGTAAAGTTTAACCCAAATACTGTTTATTATGAAAAAGTTACTAGTTGTTATTGCCTTAATGGGTGTTGTAAGTTTTGCATCTGCACAAGAGAAGCAAAAGAATGTTTACGAGAAAGACGGTAATTTGATTAAAGCAACTTTGTTTCATAACAACGGAGAAATTAGTCAGAAGGGTTATTACACAGAAGATGGTAAGTTAACTGGTGAGTGGGTGAGCTATGATGAAAATGGCTCTAAAACAGCTGTTGCAAATTATGACAACGGAGAGAAAACAGGTAAATGGTTTTTCTGGAATGAAAACACATTACGTGAAGTTGATTACAGCGGGTCAAAAATTACAGCAGTAAATACATGGAAACTTTCAGGTGATCGTGTAGTAAGTAACGAATAAAACTAAATTCTTTAGTTAGAACAAATCGTTCTTTAAAAAAAATTAGAAAGCCGTTAATCGCGAGATTAACGGCTTTTCTTTTACACAGTAGCAATATATTATCGCTTACTTATTTTGTTATGGGTAATTTGTTTCTGTCTGGTACTTTTAAAGGTGCCTTTCTCAAAACTACGTTTAGCCGCATGTTTCGTAGCTCTCCCCTGTACCCGCTCGCGCCACATTTTAAAACTAGATGGTTTCATCTGGCGACGCATCAATTCGATTACCTCCTGCTCTTTTAAACAAAATTGAAATTCGATTGCATCAAAAGTTGTACGATCTTCCCAGGCCATTTCAATAATTCGGTCTATCTCACGATCGCTAAACTTCTCTGAATAGTTAGTAGTACTCATTAATAATTCTTTTTAACAATTAGTTTTTAAACAAAGATATTCAATAGGTTTTATTTAAATTTTAAAATTGCGTTAACCTTAATTTTTAGGGGGTTAAGTTTATTTGAAATCAAAAAGTCTCTTAAAGATTTAGCTAAAGTTTAAGTAATTTTTATATTATCAAAACGTTTAGTTCTGAGTATCTCTTTTAATTTTACTTTTATATACATTTAAAAAAAAACATTATGAAATATATAAGTTTAACCGCCACCGGTTTATTAGTGACTTTAGCCTTTATAGGTTGTAAAAATGATGCAGATAAAGAAGCGCAGGTAAATGAAGCAACAGAAGAAGTGCAAAATGTAAAAGACAGCGCCGTAACAGAAAAAGAGCGTTATGCAGATGCAGGAGTAGATGATCTGGGGTCTATAGAAAAGCCTGCTATGCCAGACGATTACTCAATTAACTGGGATCAGGTAGATGTAGATCCTAAATTAAAAGCAGACGTCGATGGATGGAAAAATCTAAAAACTTTTTCTAACAGCGTTAAGGCACTAGATTTGAAAGAAGTTCCGCAAGCGGAAATTAAAGATTACATCACACAATTAGAAGAAGAAGCATCTAATCTTGAGACTACAATACCTAAATCATTACTTACTGAAGAAGTACAGGAAGATTTAAAAGATATCAAGGAAGAAGTAGCAGATTTAAAAGCTGTAATTGCTAAATCAGGTACAGATAAAAATAAAATTGAAAATCAAGTAGAGGAGTTGATGGAAGCTTATGCAGATTTAAATGAGGAGCTTAAAGAAACAGTTTCTAAAAACGGTAAAACTATTCTTGACGATAATCAATAAGGTTATTGATTTATCTCAATGAAAAAAACGCCTGCTCTACAGCAGGCGTTTTTTTTAACAGTGTTTTAATAAAAGATACTTGTTTTTAGAATTTTACAGCTAATTATTAGGAATACTTTATTAATATAAAATTCTTAAGAATAGTGCATTATCTTAATTTTACACCTTGAAATAACATGATTTTTTAATGAAAAACAAATTGTTCATAGTATTACTAATTTTTGCCTCGATAGTATCGTGTAAAAACTCGGGTACAGAAAGGTCTCAAAATTTGGTGTTAAAAGCTAATGTTGAACAATTAGAACCCAATGCTAAAGAAGCGGTTAAAAAGTGGGATGGATATTTAGCATTAGAAAAAACAATAATTCTAATTTCTAATACAAATGCATTGAATGCCGTAGATATGCGCAATAAGCTCGCCGAAAATTGCGACTCAATGATAAAAAATATCCCTGACGATTTAGAGCTACCTGAAATTAAGAATCAAGTTGAGAAAGTTAAAAAAGAAGTGAATGAATTTTATGCCGAAGTAAATCGCGATGAGATTCGAGAGCGTGTAGTAGAAGATCATTTAAAAACAATTTATCAAGCTTTTGATACGCTCAATAAAGAAATCAATCACATTATGTGATCATATTATACCAGTTAATAAGCTCCTTTTTAAGGGGCTTTTTTTATGGAAAGCTTTGCGTATTTTTGGGCTATGAGATTTACAATTTTAGCCTTTCTTCTACTCACTGTGCTTTTTGCTTCCTGCAACAAAAAACAAGAAGTTGCAGTAGACCCTCGTTTAGCCACAGACACTTTATCAATCAAGATGCAGCCTCAAATAAAACAGGAGATCTTTTTAACCACTACGGCTCAAGAAGAGATAGAATCGTGGAAAGAATTTAAATTTCTTACAGAACATGTTAATGCTCTAGACACGATAACACTGTATTATTTACGTAAACAGGGAAGTGAGTGGATTAAAAACGCCGCAAATGCGCAGAAGGAGGTAAGTGATAGTATTGTTAACCCGGCAATTCAATCCCGACTTAATGTTCTTTTTTCTAAAACCAATACACTCGTTCAGGAAGCATCTAAAGTTAAAATAGACACAGCACTTGTAAATAAAGAAGCCACAGAATTCTTTAATGCTTTTCAAAATCTAAAGCTTCAAATAAATTTAAAGTATCAGGAGTCTATTGAAGAGTTATTAGAAAAATATGAGATCAAAGCAGATTCCTTATCTGTTTCTCGAGATTCAATAAGAAAAGCAGCAACACTTTCTAAATTAACACCAGCGCAGGGGCTAAAATAAAACACGAATTATGCGACTAAAGTTTCTTTTTATTTTCACCTTATTAGCAGGGTCTTTAGTTGCTCAGCAACGAGATACTTCAGAAATGGCTATTAATTCGCAGTTAGAAAACTGGCATAAGGCAGCTGCAGACGCAAACTTTGATGCCTATTTTGCGCTTATGACTCGCGATGCTGTTTTTATAGGTACCGATGCAGAAGAAAATTGGCAGTTAGATCAATTCAAAACATTTGCTAAACCATATTTTGAGGCGGGCAAAGCCTGGAGTTTTACAACATTAGAACGCACAATATACCATCCCAAAAAATCAAAAATAGCCTGGTTTGACGAGCTGTTAGATACCCAAATGGGAATCTGCAGAGGATCTGGAGTCATGCGTTTTGAAGATAATAATTGGAAAGTGCAACACTATGTACTCTCTATAGCTGTGCCTAATGAAAATGTTTCAGAAGTTACAGCACTTAAAAAAGAACACGACAGCTTGCTTATTACAAAGCTGCGTGCTAATTAATTTATAATAAACCCTAATTTCAAAAATGATTTATGAATAAAATCGTTCGAATGATAATCCCGGTTTCGGTTGGGATTTTAAGTTTAACGGCCTGTAAAGAGGAAGTTAAAAAGCAGGAGATAGCCGAGGTTAAAATACCAGCGCTCGACCTTGCAAATATGGATACACTCGTAAAACCTCAAGATAATTTTTACGATTTTGTAAATGGTAATTGGATGCGTAACACCGAGATTCCTGAAGAAGAATCTACCTGGGGAGGTTTTAGTGTATTACGTAAAAAAACCCGTGAAGATGTACTTACAATTATTGCAGATGCGCAAAAAGAAGGCAAGTATGGGCCAGAAACAGATCAGGCAAAAGCACTTGCTTTATACGAAGGTCAGTTAGATACGGTTGCTCGTAACGAAGCCGGTTTAAAGCCGCTTCAGCCTGCATTAGAAAGTATTGCTGCTATCACTTCTGTTTTAGACATACAGAAAGTGAGTCAGGAACGTAACGGTACGGTTTCACCATTTGTAAACTTCAGCGTGTTTTCAGACTTTTCAAACAGTAAGATGAACGCGGGCTATATCGCTCCGGGAAGATTAGGTTTGCCAGACCGTGACTATTACGTAGAGCAGGATGCAAAATCAAAAGAAATACGTGAGCAATACAAAGCATATATTAGCTGGGTATTGCAATATGCGGGAGATGATGAGGCTACTTCAAAAACCGAAGCAGACCGTATCTTAGCATTAGAAACTCAACTTGCAGAACCGCGTTTAGATAAGGTTGCACGCAGAGATGCGCGTAATATGAATAACCCACGTAGCGTCGCAGAACTTCAAAAGATGACTTCAGCAATAAACTGGAAAGCATATTTTGAAAATCAGGGTCTGTCTAAAGAAGTTGATACGGTTATTGTATTGCAAACACAATACATGAAGTCACTTCAAAATGTATTGACAAAAACACCATTAGACGATCTTAAATTACTAATGCGATGGGCAACACTTAACTCATGGTCAGATGCGCTAACTACAGAGTTAGAATATGCAAACTGGGAGTTTTACAGCAAAACTTTAAACGGTACACCTAAGCAAAAACCGGCAGACGAGCGCGCTCTAGAGACCGTAGACAATACACTGGGAGAAGCTTTAGGTAAATTGTATGTTGATAAAGTGTTTCCGCCAGAGGCGAAAGCTAAAGCAGAAGCGATGATAGACAATATCAAAGAAGCCTTTAGAGATCGTATCAACAACCTGGAGTGGATGACCGATTCTACAAAACTTCAGGCGATAGACAAACTGAATAAATTTACTGTAAAAATAGGTTACCCTGATAAGTGGGAAGACTATTCTAAACTCGAAATAACTGCAGATAAAACTTTCTTTGAAAACTTACTTGCAGCAGGATCCTGGGCAGAAGATAAAAACAATGCAGACTATAAAGAGCCTGTAGATAAAACAAGATGGGGTATGTCTCCACAAACGGTAAATGCATATTTTAATCCTTCATTTAACGAGATTGTATTTCCTGCAGCCATATTACAACCCCCTTTCTATAATTATCAGGCAGATGAAGCGGTGAATTATGGTGGTATAGGAGCGGTTATAGGTCACGAGATTTCTCACGCTTTTGACGACAGTGGTTCGCGTTTTGATGGTGATGGTAACTTAAAAAACTGGTGGACCGATGAAGATTTAAGTGCATTTTCAGAACGTAGTGGTGCTCTTGCAGAGCAGTATAGCGCTATAGAAGTTGCAGACAGCTTATTTATAAACGGAAAATTTACCTTGGGCGAAAACATAGGGGATTTAGGAGGCGTACTAGCGGCCTATACCGGTTTACAGAAATTCTATGAGAAGAATGAGAAACCTCAACCTATAGATGGTTACACAGCAGAACAGCGTTTCTTTATCAGCTGGGCAACTATCTGGCGTACAAAGATGCGTGATGATGCTTTAAGAACACGTATTAAAACAGATCCTCACTCTCCGGGAATGTACCGAGCTTACGTACCACTTCAAAATATTGATGCATTCTACGAGGCATTTAATATTAAAGAAGGAGATGCGATGTTTTTACCTGTTGAAAAGCGGGTACGTATCTGGTAATTAAAATCTTTTTAAAAAGTTAATAACCCGGAAGCAAAGCTTCCGGGTTTTTTTATCCCTTTATTTCATTAACCAATGCAAAAGCCTGGTTCACATATTCCTTTTCTAGGAACAGTGTAAAATAATTTGAAGTAGAAATAGCTTCAAAAATAGGAATCCCCTCATAGGCCAGAAGCTTAAAGATATAGAAGTATAAGCCTACGGTCTTAGAGTTGTTAACGGGTAAAGCAATAGATAACGAAGAAAGATCGTGTTTAACCATAACACAGGTTTCTTTTTCAAAACAACGTTCTACAAGTTGCGTAAGATCGTTAGACACAAGAATATTACTCTCGTGAAAGGTGCTTGAGTAGGTGAGATAGGCTTTAGGTATGGTTTTAGTTTGCTCCATCAAGTTTGACTGACTTTCTAAAATGGTATTTGAATTTAGAAATGTAAAGTCTGTAATACCACTACGCACCACGATATCGCCCAGATCGCGCATCACACGCTCATCTAATCGTTTTTGGGGATAATATCTGCGTAAGGCCATTACAATAGAACCTACGTTTACAGATTTGCCCAACTCTTTTTCTATTCTAGGCTGAAAATCTTCAGCAAGGGCACTGTAATTAATAATCTTTCGCATCAGCGCATCTTCAGTATATGGCTGATGTTTGATAAGTTTCTCTACAACAGATGTGATTGTCTTCAATGTTATATATTTAACAATTTGTACAAATTTATATAAAATTGTTGAATTTTTTTCAGTCTTCTTTTTTTCGACTTAACTATGCATCACTAAATTAATGAAGATGAATGTTTTAAAATTTGGAGGAACTTCTGTAGGAAGTGCTCAAAATATTAGAAAAGTAGTAGAAATACTAGCGGTTACTGAAAGTCCAAAAATTGTAGTGTTATCTGCAATGTCTGGTGTGACTAATTTATTAGTAAGCCTTAATCAGGCGAGTATAGATAAAAAGGCAGACGAGATTACCGCTGTACTTGAGCAGTTACGTGCAAAACATAACGAGGCTATAGATAGTTTATTTACCGTTGCTAATCAACCCGATGCGAGAGCTCAAATCGAAGGTTTTATAAGTGAGATAGAATCTATTGCAAGAGGTGGCCGTACACTTACCACATATGCTGAGTTGGTGACATTTGGGGAAACGATGTTAACATCACTGTTTTCAAGATTTTTAACGCAGGAAAATGTACATAACGTATTGCTGGATGCCAGTTCCTTTATGAATGTAGGCTCTGTTGAAAATCCGAATATAGAAAACGTTTCTGACGCATTGTTACCGCAACTCACTCAAAATCCATCACAGGTATACATCACTCAAGGTTTTGTATGTCGTGATGAACGCGGTTCACTGGCAACACTTAAACGAGGAGGTAGCGACTTTAGCGCAACAATTATTGCTGCTGCTGTTGCTGCAGACGGGGTACAAATCTGGACAGACATTGATGGGTTACACAATAATGACCCGCGTTATGTAGAAGGTACAAACCCAATAGAGCATTTGACCTATAATGAGGCTGCGGAGTTGGCTTACTTTGGCGCGAAAATTTTACATCCACAAACGGTAGCTCCTGTAATAGACAGAGATATCCCGGTATGGTTAAAAAATACATTCGAACCTTCTGCTCCCGGAACAAAAATTTCTAATGAATATCACAACCGTGGTTTAAAAGCGATTTCAGCTAAAGATGGTATCACGGCAATAAAAATTAAATCAAATCGTATGCTTGGTGCTCACGGTTTTTTACGTACCATTTTTGAGGTATTTGACCGTCACGAGACTTCTATTGATATGGTTACCACTTCTGAAGTAGCTATCTCATTAACAATAGATGATACCAGTCACTTAAAAGGTATCATAACAGAACTATCTGTTATTGCAGAAGTAACGGTAGAAGAAGATCACAGTATCATCTGTATTGTAGGAGAGAATCTTATAGCAGACCAGGAATCGTATAAAGCTTTCGGGATTTTAAATTCTATTCCAGTACGTATGATTGCCTATGGTGGTAGTAATAATAATATCTCTCTACTCGTGCCTACACGTGAAAAAATTAATGCGCTACAGTATTTAAATGCACAACTGTTTCAACTTCAAGAAACAGTAGCCTAAACTTTGTTAGTTAGTGTTAGCCTGTCTTCTGACCAACCAGAAGACTAACATGAAAAACCCGGGATGTGCTTGCCGGGTTTTTTTATAGGCTTTTTTTAAATGTGTACCCTATAAGCGGTTGTAGGTTTGCCGAATCTACTTGCTTAAATAGCGTCGCGTCTTCTACTTCATATTGAGGCGGCTCAAGACCCAGTTTTTTTGCCTGTTGCGTATAATAAACCTCTTTTGTAGGATGCTCTGGGTTTACAGCATTAAGTATATGACCAAAGGCATTTTTATAAATAACACCTAGAATTATTCCTATACAGTCTTGACGATGTATCATATTTACAGGGGCTTGACCGTTTGTTAAACCTGTTCTGCCGGCAAGATATTTCACAGGATTTCTACTACCACCGTAAAGTCCGCCAAAACGAATAATCATACTTTGTATTGCAGGAGATTTAAAGAATAGCTGTTCTACTTCTACAAGCTGTTTTCCTTTAGAATCTTCGGGTTTTGGGATGTCTGCTTCAGTCACTTTACCTTGCGAGTCATCATAAACGCCTGTACTACTTACTAAAATCACTTTTTTAATTTGCGATTTTTCTATTGCGTCTAGAAATTGCGCCATTCGCAAAGCGTGATTGTGCCCTGTATTTCGGCGTAATCCAGGAGGTATTAGAACGATAAGAATTTCAGTATCTTTTAAAAACGAATTTATTTCGCCACGTATTTCGTCTTCAGCAATCTCAACCTGATAGACATCAAGACCATAAGTTTTTAGTTCCTCTTGTTTAGATTTTGATGTTACAGAACCTTTTACCGTGTGGCCTAAATCCCGTAATTGAGAAGCCAGAGGCAACCCTAACCAACCTAAACCAGCAATAGCAATCGTACTCATATAATTTTTCTTATAGCGTTCCTTTTAAAAAGCAATACGCTGTATGGTAATGCGCGCATCTGTATTTACAAAAGGCATTGGCATTGCATTTTTGGGTCGCGAAGGTAAGTCAAAGTCTGGGTTTTCTAAAAGATCATAACTGTAATCAAGTAGTGTAAAATTGAGATCTGTTGTGCTTTCTGTAATTAAATGTACTTCTAGCGGCTCTCTGTTTGTGAGTCTGTAACTCAATAAATAATTAGAATTTCTATCGGCTAGTGGGTATGCTTCTCCCGGTCTCGCCTCTACTTCCTGACCATTAAAGCTTAATTTATTAAATACAGTTTCTTGAGAAACTAGTAAAACCATATCATTTACATTACGCTGCGGAAAAATACTGAAATTTAAATGCCGTTTTCCGTCTATGATTGTGTCTTTTGACGTGTAGGCTTGAGAAGGCGCTATAAATTTTTTAGGAGCTTCTTTAGCAAATGTAAATCGTGAACCGTATTTCCCAGAGCCCGGTGCCTCATAAACTTCTGAAGCTATTTTTGGGTTTTCGCCCAGGGTTTGTTTTAGCCAGTCGTCAAGATGTGTGTTATAGGTAGCGTAAAATGTAGCTCCGCTATCTGCATCATATACATAGTTAAGGCTGTTAGGAAAACGACGCTCTTCGGTAAAATCAGATTTGGCATACGCCGAAATAAATGCGCCTATACTCACCAGAGTAAACAGGATCGCAAGTTTAGCTTTCATCTTATAATACCCCATTACCGGAAGCAAAAGACCAAATAATAAAACGGTGAGCATCATTGCGGCAACAAGCATTTTGAGTCCTAGTCCTACCGGAAACTCTTTAATATAATGGGCTATAATAAATAGGGCAGGAGCACAAAGAAGCGTTAATAGTAATAAATAAGGTTTACCGCTGCGTAAAATTAAAAATACTGAAAGCAAGCCAAAATAAACTGGAATCACAAAAAATGAAGCACCTTCGAGATATATACCTACTCCGGTTGCAATTAATAACCAGAAAAATAACGGAGCAAAACTGAGAGCTGCAGCATCATTAGGTCTGTAGAAAAAATAGTAGATTAAAAATGTTATCGCAAGCATTAACGCCACAAAACCAGCTAAAAGTTCGTAGCCGTTATACGGGAATCCCTGTAGAATATCTGCCTGAGCAGGATCTAATGCAAGAATTAATTTCCAACCCAGACTCAAGATATATGCAAAAAAAAGGGCAATTAAAAGAGGTAAAAAACCACGTCCTACAGAAGCAAGGCTTACTTCTTTCTTTCGTATTCCATATAATAAAACCACAATAAACAAAATCCACGCACCTATAAGCATAGGGAGTATAAAACTGAAAGGATAATACACCATTTTAAGCAGCGGAAGGTTAAAATAAACGTAGTCTTCATCTGCTTTCAAATTAAGATTGGCATCTTTAAAATAGTCTAAAAGCGCTGAAAGATATCGGCCCTGATGCTCTAGAGATTCCGGGTCTAAACGGGAAGGGATGTCATTAGCCGTGTGGTAATCAAAATGGTCACCTATAAAGGCAAAAAAGAATCCATCTATATCACCATTCTCACGTAAAACTGTAGAATCTGTATCATTAGGTAAAAGTTTATACACACTATACATTAGGGAGTTTGCATATGGGTGCGACGGATTCGCTTTTGAAAACGCTTTTATAAGCGCCCCATTACCTCCATTAGTTTCTACAATCATATTAGAAGGGCCTCCGCTTCCGCGTGCTTCAAAATTTAAAGCAAGATCTACATCTTTTGCCCAGGGATGTTTATTTACAAATACAGATGCGCCATTTAAGCCTAATTCTTCCGCATCTGTAAAGAGAATAATAATATCATTTTTAGAGGTTTCTCCTTTAGCTATATGTGCTCTTACTATTTCTAAAATGGCAGCCACCCCACTACCTGC
The sequence above is a segment of the Leeuwenhoekiella sp. MAR_2009_132 genome. Coding sequences within it:
- a CDS encoding TIGR03643 family protein, which translates into the protein MSTTNYSEKFSDREIDRIIEMAWEDRTTFDAIEFQFCLKEQEVIELMRRQMKPSSFKMWRERVQGRATKHAAKRSFEKGTFKSTRQKQITHNKISKR
- a CDS encoding toxin-antitoxin system YwqK family antitoxin, producing MKKLLVVIALMGVVSFASAQEKQKNVYEKDGNLIKATLFHNNGEISQKGYYTEDGKLTGEWVSYDENGSKTAVANYDNGEKTGKWFFWNENTLREVDYSGSKITAVNTWKLSGDRVVSNE
- a CDS encoding nuclear transport factor 2 family protein, encoding MRLKFLFIFTLLAGSLVAQQRDTSEMAINSQLENWHKAAADANFDAYFALMTRDAVFIGTDAEENWQLDQFKTFAKPYFEAGKAWSFTTLERTIYHPKKSKIAWFDELLDTQMGICRGSGVMRFEDNNWKVQHYVLSIAVPNENVSEVTALKKEHDSLLITKLRAN
- a CDS encoding inorganic phosphate transporter — its product is MDNIYLIMLIALAILAIADLVVGVSNDAVNFLNSAIGSKAVSFKTIIIVASVGIAFGALSSSGMMEVARKGIFVPEKFYFDEIMIIFMAVMLTDILLLDFFNTLGLPTSTTVSIVFELLGAAFCMTFIKLAGSSDTLLHLGEYINSDKAIEIITGILLSVVIAFTVGALVQFFTRLLLTFDFKKRPIWNAAAFSGIAIASISYFIIIKGLKSADFVQGAFLDWANANVWPFIGLSFVVYFILSYILIKLVKLNVYVLVIIVGTFALAMAFAGNDLVNFIGVPMAAYNSYEIWMASGEPASSFTMESLAEKVPTQPLLLLFAGLVMILTLWFSKKARRVVKTSVDLSRQDEGQERFKSNMVSRALVRGAMKLNVGFNAILPQNIKDYIEVRFSKPKSSIRVAAIDMPAFDLVRAAVNLMIASVLISVATSLKLPLSTTYVTFMVAMGSSLADRAWGSDSAVYRVAGVLNVIGGWFMTAISAFTAAAIMAFILYEGGSVALFLLFAIAIAILVRNYMNHKKRSEAEAEEGRLMRAVSSSIQGIINESTTNVASAFKRGSKVYVGAIEGLAKVDLGKLRKSKKGITKLNAEVEELRNSLYYFIKNLDESHVQASRFYIDVLGYLQDVTQSIDFVVTSSYNHLNNNHKGLKFTQLKDLKEIEEKLDTLFSKIEDTFKAKNFDAIVPILEEKQDLLDSVSSKIEKQVERTRNSDSSPKNTMLYFSLLQETQDLIVATMNILEHYYIEHKKLMK
- a CDS encoding aspartate kinase codes for the protein MNVLKFGGTSVGSAQNIRKVVEILAVTESPKIVVLSAMSGVTNLLVSLNQASIDKKADEITAVLEQLRAKHNEAIDSLFTVANQPDARAQIEGFISEIESIARGGRTLTTYAELVTFGETMLTSLFSRFLTQENVHNVLLDASSFMNVGSVENPNIENVSDALLPQLTQNPSQVYITQGFVCRDERGSLATLKRGGSDFSATIIAAAVAADGVQIWTDIDGLHNNDPRYVEGTNPIEHLTYNEAAELAYFGAKILHPQTVAPVIDRDIPVWLKNTFEPSAPGTKISNEYHNRGLKAISAKDGITAIKIKSNRMLGAHGFLRTIFEVFDRHETSIDMVTTSEVAISLTIDDTSHLKGIITELSVIAEVTVEEDHSIICIVGENLIADQESYKAFGILNSIPVRMIAYGGSNNNISLLVPTREKINALQYLNAQLFQLQETVA
- a CDS encoding SDR family oxidoreductase; translated protein: MSTIAIAGLGWLGLPLASQLRDLGHTVKGSVTSKSKQEELKTYGLDVYQVEIAEDEIRGEINSFLKDTEILIVLIPPGLRRNTGHNHALRMAQFLDAIEKSQIKKVILVSSTGVYDDSQGKVTEADIPKPEDSKGKQLVEVEQLFFKSPAIQSMIIRFGGLYGGSRNPVKYLAGRTGLTNGQAPVNMIHRQDCIGIILGVIYKNAFGHILNAVNPEHPTKEVYYTQQAKKLGLEPPQYEVEDATLFKQVDSANLQPLIGYTFKKSL
- a CDS encoding M13 family metallopeptidase, with translation MNKIVRMIIPVSVGILSLTACKEEVKKQEIAEVKIPALDLANMDTLVKPQDNFYDFVNGNWMRNTEIPEEESTWGGFSVLRKKTREDVLTIIADAQKEGKYGPETDQAKALALYEGQLDTVARNEAGLKPLQPALESIAAITSVLDIQKVSQERNGTVSPFVNFSVFSDFSNSKMNAGYIAPGRLGLPDRDYYVEQDAKSKEIREQYKAYISWVLQYAGDDEATSKTEADRILALETQLAEPRLDKVARRDARNMNNPRSVAELQKMTSAINWKAYFENQGLSKEVDTVIVLQTQYMKSLQNVLTKTPLDDLKLLMRWATLNSWSDALTTELEYANWEFYSKTLNGTPKQKPADERALETVDNTLGEALGKLYVDKVFPPEAKAKAEAMIDNIKEAFRDRINNLEWMTDSTKLQAIDKLNKFTVKIGYPDKWEDYSKLEITADKTFFENLLAAGSWAEDKNNADYKEPVDKTRWGMSPQTVNAYFNPSFNEIVFPAAILQPPFYNYQADEAVNYGGIGAVIGHEISHAFDDSGSRFDGDGNLKNWWTDEDLSAFSERSGALAEQYSAIEVADSLFINGKFTLGENIGDLGGVLAAYTGLQKFYEKNEKPQPIDGYTAEQRFFISWATIWRTKMRDDALRTRIKTDPHSPGMYRAYVPLQNIDAFYEAFNIKEGDAMFLPVEKRVRIW
- a CDS encoding M20/M25/M40 family metallo-hydrolase, which produces MKTNYAAILSFLLILGLLYFSFYTHKPQNISGADTPLIQFSTLRAQAYVDSLAQMPHAVGMPAHQNVQDYVVKTLEKLGLEVEIQSDFAYKPGWGALSRAENIITKIPGDGTGQTLLLMSHYDSAPHTDSRGASDAGSGVAAILEIVRAHIAKGETSKNDIIILFTDAEELGLNGASVFVNKHPWAKDVDLALNFEARGSGGPSNMIVETNGGNGALIKAFSKANPSHPYANSLMYSVYKLLPNDTDSTVLRENGDIDGFFFAFIGDHFDYHTANDIPSRLDPESLEHQGRYLSALLDYFKDANLNLKADEDYVYFNLPLLKMVYYPFSFILPMLIGAWILFIVVLLYGIRKKEVSLASVGRGFLPLLIALFFAYILSLGWKLILALDPAQADILQGFPYNGYELLAGFVALMLAITFLIYYFFYRPNDAAALSFAPLFFWLLIATGVGIYLEGASFFVIPVYFGLLSVFLILRSGKPYLLLLTLLCAPALFIIAHYIKEFPVGLGLKMLVAAMMLTVLLFGLLLPVMGYYKMKAKLAILFTLVSIGAFISAYAKSDFTEERRFPNSLNYVYDADSGATFYATYNTHLDDWLKQTLGENPKIASEVYEAPGSGKYGSRFTFAKEAPKKFIAPSQAYTSKDTIIDGKRHLNFSIFPQRNVNDMVLLVSQETVFNKLSFNGQEVEARPGEAYPLADRNSNYLLSYRLTNREPLEVHLITESTTDLNFTLLDYSYDLLENPDFDLPSRPKNAMPMPFVNTDARITIQRIAF